In Helicobacter pylori Shi112, the genomic window TAACATTCAATTCCTTGCCAATTTCTTCTAAAGTGCGATCGCTTTCATCGTCTAAAAGCCCAAAACGCATGCGAATCACCGCTTTTTCTCGCTCATTCAACTGATCCAAAACGCTTTCAATTTGCACTTTCAAATCTTCTCGCATGATGTGATCAATGGAGCTAACGATATTTTTATCTTCCACGAAATCCCCAAATTTGCCGTCATCATCATTGCCGACTGGGGTTTCCAAACTGATAGGCTCTTTGGTAACCTTAATCACATTCTTCACCTTATCTAACGAAAGCCCCACTTCTTCAGCCACCACTTCCAAATCAGGCTCTTTGCCGTTTTCTTGAATGTGTTTGCGCATGACTTTATTGATGCGATTAATGGTATCAATCATGTGAATGGGGATGCGGATAGTGCGGGCTTGATCGGCTATGGCTCTGCTGATAGCTTGTTTGATCCACCAGGTCGCATAGGTAGAAAACTTGAAGCCCTTTTCATGCTCAAACTTATCCACCGCTTTCATCAAGCCAATATTACCCTCTTGAATCAAATCCAAGAATGGCAAGCCTCTGCTCGTGAATCGTTTAGCGATGCTCACCACCAACCTTAAATTGGATTTAGCCATTTTGTTTTTAGCGCGATCGGAAATCAATTTCCCTCTTTTGATTTGCTCTAAAATTTCTTTTAGCTTGTTAGGGTCTAAATCAAAGCCTTCTTCGCTCGCTTCTTTAGTCAAAAAAAGCTTTTTAAGATCCATATACACGCTCACCATAGTTGCTTCTGGCACTTGAGCGATAATGTCCTCTTTAGTCATGCTAGTGATATTGGCAAGGATTTTTTTATGGTTTGCGATGAGAGTGTCATTGAATAAGGGTAGCTTGTATTCCAAGCGTTTCAACTCTTTTTCAAACCCATCGCCGCTTTTTAAAGTGGTTTCCATCGTTTTGACTAATTCATTAATCAGTTTGCTGGTAGGCTCTAAGTCATAGAGTCTGTCTTTGAGCGTTTGGCGTTTGTAAGCTAGGGTCAATAAACGCACCAGCTCATCTTCTTTTTCATCTACAGGGGCTTCAAGGGCTTTGAGCCATTCTTTTTTAGCCTTATCTAGGGCTTTAAAGCTTTCTTGAACCTTTTCTACACGCTTCCTGTCTTTTTCAGAAACGACTTTTTTCCTTTCTTCGTTTTCTTCATATTCTTCGCTGTCGTCATCTTTTTTAGAATTGCTCACGCTATTTTCATCGTCATCATCAAAGCTCCTAAAAAGCTCTTTAACCCTTCTTTCACGATTGATTAAAGCGTCTTTATACGCATAGATAAAATCAATCAAATACGGCACCGAGCAAATCGCGTCTAAAATAATGTCTTCGCCCAAGCGGATTTGCTTGCTCAATTCAATCTCTTCATCTTTGCTTAAAAGTTTTATATCCCCCATCTCGCGCAAATACATGCGCACAGGGCTATCGCTTCTGCTCCACTCTAAAAAATCCTTTTCTTTCAAAAAGTCATAGCCATCTTCTAATTCTTCATCTAAAACTTTTTTCTTTTCTTCAGTTTTTTTAATCTTGTCAATCGCATTGAGTTTTTTAGCGTATTCTGAAGAGCTGACTAATTTCTTTTGGTATTTTTGGCACAATTCTTTGATTTTTTTGACTTGGGCTAGAGTGGGGACTTTTGCACTGATTTGAATGATAGACTCATAAGAAACGCAATCGCTTAAGGAATTGGCGAACAATTCTTCTAACGCTTCATTAAAACTAAGCTTTTTAACAGGAACAGGTTCTTTCGCTTTAGTTTCTTTGATTTTGCTCTCTTTGGTTTTAGCTTCTTTAATTTTGCTCTCTTTGGCTTTATTGTTTTCTTTAGTTTTATTTTCCTGTGCGGCTTCTGCTTTGGCTTTTTTTGGGGCTTTTTCTTCGTTAGCTTTCTTTTTCATTGGACACTCCATAAAATAAGAACCCATGCTTTTTGCAAGCCAGGTCTATAAGATAAGATACACCTAATCCTTTATTATTTTACTAAAAAATAGCTTAAATTCTAATTATAAAATGAGTTTAAAATAAAATTTAAAAACCCCATTCTTTAAAATAGGGGTTTAATGGTTTGCGTTTGGTAAAAACAAGCCCTAAAGCTTATCCACCATGCTTTTTAAGAATTTCGCTGAAGTTTGAGCGCTTTTTTCTAAAAACGCATCAAAACTCATGTTAGCTTTCTCATCAGCGTTATCGCTAATGCTCCTTAGCACACAGCATGGCACGCCAAATTTTTGGCACACAAACGCCACGCTCGCCCCCTCCATTTCCACCGCGCTCGCCTTAAACTCACTGACTAAAAACTCTTTCCTTTCTTTGCTGTGCACAAACTGATCGCCTGATGCGATGACGCCTTCTTTGAGCGCGATGTGT contains:
- the rpoD gene encoding RNA polymerase sigma factor RpoD, whose translation is MKKKANEEKAPKKAKAEAAQENKTKENNKAKESKIKEAKTKESKIKETKAKEPVPVKKLSFNEALEELFANSLSDCVSYESIIQISAKVPTLAQVKKIKELCQKYQKKLVSSSEYAKKLNAIDKIKKTEEKKKVLDEELEDGYDFLKEKDFLEWSRSDSPVRMYLREMGDIKLLSKDEEIELSKQIRLGEDIILDAICSVPYLIDFIYAYKDALINRERRVKELFRSFDDDDENSVSNSKKDDDSEEYEENEERKKVVSEKDRKRVEKVQESFKALDKAKKEWLKALEAPVDEKEDELVRLLTLAYKRQTLKDRLYDLEPTSKLINELVKTMETTLKSGDGFEKELKRLEYKLPLFNDTLIANHKKILANITSMTKEDIIAQVPEATMVSVYMDLKKLFLTKEASEEGFDLDPNKLKEILEQIKRGKLISDRAKNKMAKSNLRLVVSIAKRFTSRGLPFLDLIQEGNIGLMKAVDKFEHEKGFKFSTYATWWIKQAISRAIADQARTIRIPIHMIDTINRINKVMRKHIQENGKEPDLEVVAEEVGLSLDKVKNVIKVTKEPISLETPVGNDDDGKFGDFVEDKNIVSSIDHIMREDLKVQIESVLDQLNEREKAVIRMRFGLLDDESDRTLEEIGKELNVTRERVRQIESSAIKKLRSPQYGRILRNYLRI